In Paenibacillus xylanilyticus, the genomic window TGCTTTTTTGTCGAGGAATTTAGCATAACGCTCGTCTGAAACCAGACCAATATCATGACCAATTTCGGTCAAACGCAGATCTGCATTATCATGACGAAGCAGCAAACGATACTCGGCACGTGATGTGAGCAAACGATATGGCTCGTTTGTTCCCTTAGTCACCAGATCATCAATTAACACGCCGATATAGCCTTGGGAACGATCCAAAATAACAGGCTCTTTGCCTTGTACTTTGCGTGCAGCGTTAATCCCAGCCATGATCCCCTGTCCTGCGGCCTCTTCATAACCGGAAGTACCATTGATTTGTCCGGCCGTGAACAGACCTGGCAGACGTTTGGTTTCAAGTGAAGGCCAGAGCTGTGTAGGTACCATCGCATCGTATTCAATGGCGTATCCATTACGCATCATTTCCACTTTTTCCATTCCGGGAATCGAGCGAAGGACAGCAAGCTGAACATCCTCCGGCAGGCTGGTAGATAGTCCTTGTACATAATACTCGGATGTATTTTTGCCTTCTGGCTCCAGGAAGATCTGATGTTTCGGCTTATCGCTGAAACGAACAATTTTGTCTTCAATGGATGGGCAGTAACGCGGTCCCGTACCTTCAATGACACCTGAGAACATCGGTGCACGATGCAGGTTATCATTAATGATCTGATGCGTTTCAACTGAAGTGTAAGTCAACCAGCATGGCAGCTGCTCATTTTCCGAAGACTCAGTCTCATATGAAAAGAACTTCGGCTCATCATCACCAGGCTGAATTTCCGTTTTGCTGAAATCAATTGTATCCTTATGCACACGAGGTGGTGTACCTGTTTTGAAACGAACCAGATCGAATCCAAGTTCCCGCAGATGCTCAGACAATTTGAGTGAAGGCTGTTGGTTGTTCGGTCCGCTTTCGTACATCAATTCACCCATAATGACTTTACCGCGCAGATATGTGCCTGTAGTCAAAACAACAGCCTTAGCACGGTACTCTGTACCCGTCTGCGTCACTACCCCCACACATTTCCCGTCTTCGACGATCAAGCGATCCACCATGCCTTGACGCATAGTGAGGTTGCGCTCGTTCTCCATCGTTTCTTTCATTTTGTGCTGATAAGAGAATTTGTCTGCCTGAGCCCGCAGAGCGTGAACTGCAGGACCTTTCCCTGTGTTGAGCATTCTCATCTGAATAAACGTCTTATCGATATTCCGTCCCATCTCACCGCCAAGCGCATCAATTTCGCGCACAACATGTCCTTTAGCCGGTCCCCCAATGGATGGGTTACAAGGCATGAAGGCCACCATATCCAGATTTATTGTAATCATCAG contains:
- the mnmG gene encoding tRNA uridine-5-carboxymethylaminomethyl(34) synthesis enzyme MnmG, which gives rise to MAFDGGSYDVIVVGAGHAGVESALAAARMGSKTLMITINLDMVAFMPCNPSIGGPAKGHVVREIDALGGEMGRNIDKTFIQMRMLNTGKGPAVHALRAQADKFSYQHKMKETMENERNLTMRQGMVDRLIVEDGKCVGVVTQTGTEYRAKAVVLTTGTYLRGKVIMGELMYESGPNNQQPSLKLSEHLRELGFDLVRFKTGTPPRVHKDTIDFSKTEIQPGDDEPKFFSYETESSENEQLPCWLTYTSVETHQIINDNLHRAPMFSGVIEGTGPRYCPSIEDKIVRFSDKPKHQIFLEPEGKNTSEYYVQGLSTSLPEDVQLAVLRSIPGMEKVEMMRNGYAIEYDAMVPTQLWPSLETKRLPGLFTAGQINGTSGYEEAAGQGIMAGINAARKVQGKEPVILDRSQGYIGVLIDDLVTKGTNEPYRLLTSRAEYRLLLRHDNADLRLTEIGHDIGLVSDERYAKFLDKKAKVDAEVERLKAAKARPADVNPKLEEFGSTPIQDGSTLLTLLRRPEITYDWVEQVSPSEVELTADMKEQVEIQIKYAGYIEKQLIHVERLQKMEKKKIPDTIEYNDVHGLAMEAKQKLSTIRPISIGQASRIAGVTPADISILLVYLEHYNRVTAARGQ